In Macrobrachium nipponense isolate FS-2020 chromosome 36, ASM1510439v2, whole genome shotgun sequence, a genomic segment contains:
- the LOC135203592 gene encoding fez family zinc finger protein erm-like has translation MGLAPMQDPTMTTSQDNTPLSVLNRAKTPMGKAGDVYSEGKPRDAQANSPPSPFVSVKVPSPRRALADHGESKREAFRGGEAAVGGAAERDFECHSNGSIDLSPVGGGRKISSPRRRGSPGPLHVGGSSPAHRSSPSLRSPAQTPPVNRSPIQSPMHTPEDEDRPISPAAAHTRNKAPLAFSIDRIMEATPRRAKVTEVTKEASPPPTAPLRPLVTLRPVTKLPSRLFDHHPDHHHNDQRLAGLRALYDHHRTKELLHDPRARDLLSHYPLLYHYYQAGSILHSTSSMDGPRQPTPTVSHPAAPTTAHPTPTSPTAAHFQPTSPSAAHLSPAPAHRLTPHALSAFTRLDLLKARTQSGISSSASSLHYTSATTKLGTAYDLSMTGASRVPSSTSSCTTTPSPLRVPEVPRESHSQGAHPSVSSPTSSMAPSGAQNPSSRLQAEGMVLGAASLALSPRSHQLSDIKTESSSSSQSQSLQHQASASSLGGGGGGGGGGGGGGGVDGGEIITSSVASGQAVSSSLAESDASRTGMTSPSSKKVTAGGGGAAGVGGKPQKTFTCPECGKIFNAHYNLTRHMPVHTGARPFVCKVCGKGFRQASTLCRHKIIHTSEKPHKCQTCGKAFNRSSTLNTHVRIHQGYKPFVCEFCGKGFHQKGNYKNHKLTHSGEKAYKCHVCNKAFHQIYNLTFHMHTHNDKKPFQCSICGKGFCRNFDLKKHMRKLHDNTSYTSSPSASPGAADVGGVTSASQTLPRQFSVLPSLIGGGAPNPSAMATLGSLSHPPPAMPPPIPAHFMNPFLIAPPALPVSSASPFLHKIPSLLG, from the exons ATGGGCCTGGCACCCATGCAAGACCCAACAATGACGACTTCGCAGGACAACACGCCCCTCTCTGTCCTCAACCGGGCGAAGACTCCAATGGGTAAGGCCGGAGATGTGTACTCCGAAGGGAAGCCGAGGGACGCGCAGGCCAACAGCCCCCCGAGCCCCTTTGTTTCCGTCAAAGTCCCGAGCCCTCGGAGGGCACTGGCTGACCATGGTGAATCTAAAAGGGAGGCTTTCAGAGGAGGAGAAGCAGCAGTAGGAGGGGCGGCAGAGAGAGACTTCGAGTGCCACTCCAACGGGTCCATCGACCTGAGTCCCGTCGGAGGCGGAAGGAAAATCTCCAGTCCCAGAAGAAGAGGCTCTCCGGGCCCTTTGCACGTCGGAGGGAGCAGCCCTGCCCACAGGTCCTCGCCGTCTCTTCGGAGCCCAGCTCAGACGCCCCCGGTGAATCGCTCGCCAATCCAAAGTCCTATGCACACGCCGGAGGATGAAGACCGCCCCATAAGCCCGGCGGCTGCCCACACCAGGAACAAGGCGCCCCTGGCATTCTCCATCGACCGCATCATGGAGGCCACGCCCAGAAGAGCCAAAGTGACAGAG GTGACGAAGGAAGCCTCCCCGCCCCCGACGGCGCCCCTACGCCCTTTGGTGACGCTGCGCCCCGTCACGAAGTTGCCTTCGAGGCTGTTCGACCACCATCCCGACCACCACCACAACGACCAACGACTCGCAGGGCTGAGGGCCCTGTACGACCACCACAGGACCAAAGAACTCCTACATGACCCCAGAGCCAGGGATCTCCTCTCGCATTATCCTCTGCTCTATCATTATTATCAG GCCGGAAGCATCTTGCACTCGACGAGTTCAATGGACGGACCCCGACAACCAACGCCCACCGTCTCACACCCGGCGGCGCCTACGACCGCCCACCCGACGCCCACGTCGCCCACCGCGGCTCACTTCCAACCCACTTCGCCTAGCGCCGCCCACCTGAGCCCCGCCCCCGCCCATCGGCTGACGCCCCACGCCCTGTCGGCCTTCACCAGGTTGGACCTCCTGAAGGCGCGGACGCAGTCGGGCATCTCCAGCAGCGCCTCTTCTCTCCACTACACTTCC GCCACAACGAAACTCGGCACCGCCTACGACCTCTCCATGACTGGCGCCAGCCGAGTGCCATCCTCGACCTCGTCGTGCACCACGACCCCCTCCCCCCTGCGAGTCCCCGAGGTCCCTAGGGAGTCCCACTCCCAAGGGGCGCACCCGTCGGTGTCCTCGCCGACTTCCTCCATGGCTCCTTCGGGGGCGCAGAATCCTTCGTCGAGGCTCCAGGCGGAGGGAATGGTCCTCGGGGCGGCCAGTCTCGCCCTGTCGCCAAGGTCACACCAGCTCAGTGACA TCAAAACAGAGTCGTCATCGTCGAGCCAATCCCAGTCGCTACAGCACCAGGCGTCAGCGTCCAGtcttggaggaggaggtggtggaggtggtggtggaggaggaggaggaggagtcgacGGAGGAGAGATCATAACCTCGAGCGTGGCCTCTGGACAGGCGGTATCGTCGAGCCTCGCGGAGTCCGACGCCAGCAGGACTGGCATGACCTCGCCCTCGAGTAAGAAGGTCACCGCTGGAGGTGGGGGTGCGGCGGGCGTCGGAGGGAAGCCCCAGAAGACGTTCACGTGCCCGGAGTGCGGGAAGATCTTCAATGCCCACTACAATCTCACGCGACACATGCCCGTTCATACGGGCGCCAGGCCTTTTGTGTGTAAG GTCTGCGGCAAAGGCTTCCGCCAGGCTTCAACGCTGTGTCGTCACAAAATCATCCACACTTCGGAGAAACCCCACAAGTGCCAGACATGCGGGAAGGCGTTCAATAG GTCTTCGACCCTCAACACCCACGTCAGAATCCACCAGGGCTACAAGCCCTTCGTCTGCGAGTTCTGCGGGAAGGGCTTCCACCAGAAGGGCAACTACAAGAACCACAAGCTGACGCACTCGGGCGAGAAGGCCTACAAGTGCCACGTGTGCAACAAGGCCTTCCACCAGATCTACAACCTGACCTTCCACATGCATACCCACAACGACAAGAAGCCCTTCCAGTGCTCCATCTGCGGCAAGGGCTTCTGCAGGAACTTCGACCTCAAGAAGCACATGAGGAAGCTGCACGACAACACCTCCTACACGTCCTCCCCTTCGGCTTCCCCAGGAGCCGCCGACGTCGGCGGCGTCACGTCCGCCTCCCAGACGCTCCCCCGCCAGTTTTCGGTGTTGCCGTCCCTCATAGGGGGCGGGGCGCCCAACCCGTCGGCGATGGCCACCCTGGGATCGCTCTCGCACCCTCCGCCGGCCATGCCGCCGCCCATACCCGCCCACTTCATGAATCCTTTCTTGATAGCGCCTCCAGCGTTGCCCGTGTCCTCAGCATCACCTTTCCTCCACAAGATCCCGTCGCTGCTGGGC